Proteins from one Tautonia rosea genomic window:
- a CDS encoding Uma2 family endonuclease yields MPSTASVTTSAELPLQPITVAMFRAMVRSGTIGEKEPVYLWKGRLARRMAPNRPHSLTLDRSRRALESLIPPAFHVQQQQLVAMCTEHSTPEPHLAVLRGRPEDVPDNFPTTADLVLMVEVADSSIALHRDQADDFARKEVPTYWIGDLKTRRIEAYDTPNQGTYQRTSVVSESEDIPIEVNGQEVGRLRVFDL; encoded by the coding sequence ATGCCGTCGACCGCTTCGGTCACCACCTCCGCCGAGCTGCCACTGCAGCCGATCACCGTGGCGATGTTCCGCGCGATGGTGCGATCGGGAACCATCGGCGAGAAGGAACCGGTTTATCTCTGGAAAGGGAGGCTCGCCCGGCGCATGGCCCCGAACCGCCCGCATTCGCTCACCCTCGATCGCTCGCGGCGAGCATTGGAATCGCTGATCCCACCCGCGTTTCACGTGCAGCAGCAACAGCTCGTGGCCATGTGCACTGAGCACAGCACGCCCGAGCCCCACCTGGCGGTCCTGCGCGGTCGACCGGAGGATGTTCCCGACAACTTCCCGACAACGGCCGACCTGGTTCTGATGGTCGAGGTCGCCGATTCGTCGATTGCGCTGCACCGGGATCAGGCCGATGACTTCGCCCGGAAAGAAGTTCCCACGTACTGGATCGGCGACCTGAAGACTCGGCGGATCGAAGCATACGACACTCCGAACCAGGGAACGTATCAACGGACCTCGGTCGTTTCCGAATCGGAGGACATCCCCATTGAAGTTAACGGTCAGGAGGTCGGCCGCCTCCGCGTGTTCGACCTCTGA
- a CDS encoding Uma2 family endonuclease encodes MATAAETTVQNPSTSGDNSLRDEPEGLYEVIDEQCVEKPPMGAFEAWVASVLFRGLVTHPMVVEQGRVVSELLFRIDAEQRLDRRPDLAFVSFDRWPEARPVPRAAAWEVVPDLAIEVVSPSNRTADDLRAVEDYFRAGSRQVWLVVPGVNRVYVFTSPTSVTIRSLGDALDGGDLLPGFSLTLLELFGDPNV; translated from the coding sequence ATGGCGACTGCCGCCGAAACCACGGTCCAGAACCCCTCGACGTCCGGGGACAATTCCTTGCGAGACGAGCCCGAAGGGCTTTACGAGGTGATTGATGAGCAGTGTGTGGAGAAGCCGCCGATGGGAGCGTTTGAAGCGTGGGTTGCCTCGGTCCTGTTTCGGGGGTTGGTCACACACCCAATGGTGGTCGAACAGGGCCGAGTGGTCAGCGAATTACTGTTCCGGATCGATGCTGAGCAACGGCTCGATCGGCGTCCGGACCTGGCCTTCGTCTCCTTTGATCGCTGGCCTGAGGCACGTCCCGTTCCCCGAGCGGCGGCCTGGGAAGTCGTGCCGGATCTGGCCATCGAGGTGGTGAGCCCGAGCAACAGGACGGCTGACGACCTCCGCGCCGTCGAGGATTACTTCCGGGCCGGCAGTCGTCAGGTCTGGCTCGTCGTGCCGGGAGTCAACCGCGTCTATGTGTTCACATCGCCAACCTCGGTGACGATTCGATCCCTTGGCGACGCACTCGACGGCGGCGACCTGCTCCCTGGCTTCTCCCTGACCTTGCTTGAGCTGTTCGGTGATCCGAACGTGTGA
- a CDS encoding BNR-4 repeat-containing protein has product MRLARRLVTGAVLVLAVMVADGIGQDEPGAFPKADGYRGIWYSNQPSNDEYKYKYSGGFATYPQQHIPIAIYAEEVKTTFFVFGGRPADENRLFIMVGAYDHASETVPRPTILLDKNTTDAHDNPVLSLDDEGHLWVFSNAHGTGRPAFVHRSVKPYDIDAFELVSETNFSYGQPWFLGKGEGFLFLHTRYQEGRRILHWMTSPNGREWSEPQPLASMAKGHYQVSWRHGKTVGTAFNYHPEPVGLNARTNLYYVQTDDAGTTWTTVDGSPVETPMTDRDHSALVHDYESENLLVYLKDLQFDAEGRPILLYLTTLGYESGPDNGPRIWQTARWTGSNWEIRPVTTSDHNYDFGSLYVEADGTWRLIAPTDPGPQPFGTGGEIVMWTSTDQGATWNRIKILTSGSAFNHTYVRRPVNAHPEYYGLWADGSAWEPSPSSLYFTDRDGSRVWRLPTVIEGDRARPEVVR; this is encoded by the coding sequence ATGCGGTTGGCCCGACGACTGGTGACGGGAGCGGTGCTGGTGCTGGCGGTGATGGTGGCGGACGGAATCGGGCAGGATGAGCCGGGAGCGTTCCCCAAGGCGGACGGATACCGGGGCATCTGGTACTCCAACCAGCCGTCGAATGATGAATACAAGTACAAATACAGTGGAGGATTCGCCACGTATCCACAACAACACATTCCGATTGCGATTTATGCCGAGGAAGTCAAGACGACCTTCTTCGTCTTTGGCGGCCGCCCAGCCGATGAGAACCGCCTCTTCATCATGGTCGGCGCGTATGATCACGCAAGTGAAACGGTCCCGCGGCCGACGATCCTGCTCGACAAGAACACAACCGATGCACACGACAACCCGGTGCTGAGCCTCGACGACGAGGGGCATCTCTGGGTCTTCTCGAACGCCCACGGCACGGGAAGGCCGGCGTTCGTGCATCGAAGCGTCAAACCGTATGACATCGACGCATTCGAACTCGTCAGCGAGACGAATTTCTCGTACGGCCAACCCTGGTTTCTCGGCAAGGGGGAGGGGTTCCTCTTTCTGCACACGCGGTATCAAGAGGGCCGACGCATCCTGCACTGGATGACTAGCCCCAACGGCCGGGAGTGGTCGGAACCCCAACCGCTTGCGAGCATGGCCAAGGGGCACTACCAGGTGAGCTGGAGGCACGGCAAGACCGTCGGCACCGCCTTCAACTATCACCCCGAGCCCGTGGGCCTGAACGCCCGGACGAACCTCTATTACGTGCAGACCGACGACGCCGGTACGACGTGGACCACCGTAGACGGATCGCCCGTCGAGACGCCGATGACCGACCGCGATCATTCTGCATTGGTACATGATTACGAATCGGAGAATCTACTCGTCTATTTGAAAGATCTGCAATTCGATGCCGAGGGCCGCCCGATTCTCCTCTACCTGACGACACTCGGATACGAGTCCGGCCCCGACAACGGCCCGAGAATCTGGCAAACGGCTCGATGGACCGGCTCGAACTGGGAGATCCGGCCCGTCACGACCTCGGATCACAACTACGATTTCGGCTCCCTTTACGTTGAAGCTGACGGAACCTGGCGGCTCATCGCCCCGACCGACCCCGGCCCGCAGCCCTTCGGCACGGGAGGAGAGATCGTCATGTGGACGAGTACGGATCAGGGAGCGACCTGGAATCGGATCAAGATCCTCACGAGCGGCAGCGCGTTCAATCACACGTATGTGCGGCGTCCGGTGAATGCTCATCCGGAGTACTATGGCCTCTGGGCCGACGGCAGCGCCTGGGAACCGTCCCCCTCGTCGCTCTACTTCACCGACCGGGACGGCTCGCGCGTCTGGCGATTGCCGACGGTGATCGAGGGGGACCGAGCCCGACCCGAGGTGGTGCGCTAA
- a CDS encoding YybH family protein, whose protein sequence is MKSSNRVLALVLATVVSGGGSAPVSACPSEADDQGAVRAVMESFVKAFNAADPKALAAHWTAQGEYIDEEGGVIRGREALETGFTAFFEGAPKAQAEVQSDALRFLSPDVAVDEGRVTIRFEDARGTTRAFYTALLSREEDQWRLASLHEMTDTGPSLEELDWLVGEWKSTDPAGTEIATRYAWNATKTFLTGHFTMEFGDRTLDGVQIIGIDPATGGIRSWTFEAEGGVGEANWEQDDPDHWVFVAEATLADGASLTATNILRRIDENTFTLQSVGRAIDEQELPDMPPVRVSRVPPKP, encoded by the coding sequence ATGAAGTCATCAAACAGAGTGCTCGCGCTCGTCTTGGCCACCGTGGTCAGCGGTGGGGGGAGCGCCCCGGTTTCGGCATGCCCGTCGGAAGCCGACGATCAAGGCGCCGTTCGGGCCGTGATGGAGTCGTTTGTCAAGGCGTTCAATGCTGCGGATCCGAAGGCCCTCGCGGCCCACTGGACCGCTCAGGGAGAGTACATTGACGAGGAGGGAGGGGTGATTCGGGGCCGCGAGGCACTGGAAACCGGGTTTACCGCCTTTTTCGAAGGAGCTCCCAAGGCTCAGGCCGAGGTTCAGTCGGACGCCTTGCGGTTTCTCTCCCCGGACGTCGCCGTGGACGAAGGGCGGGTGACGATCCGGTTTGAGGATGCTCGCGGGACGACCCGAGCCTTTTACACTGCCCTGCTCTCCCGAGAGGAGGACCAGTGGCGTCTGGCATCGCTCCACGAGATGACCGACACGGGACCGTCGCTGGAGGAACTTGACTGGCTGGTGGGGGAGTGGAAGTCGACCGACCCGGCAGGCACCGAGATCGCGACCCGATACGCCTGGAATGCGACCAAGACGTTTCTGACCGGTCATTTCACGATGGAATTCGGCGATCGGACCCTGGATGGCGTGCAGATCATCGGGATCGATCCGGCGACCGGCGGCATTCGCTCCTGGACCTTCGAGGCCGAAGGAGGGGTCGGTGAGGCCAACTGGGAGCAGGACGATCCGGACCATTGGGTCTTCGTGGCCGAGGCGACCCTCGCCGACGGGGCCAGCTTGACGGCGACCAACATCCTCCGTCGGATCGACGAGAACACCTTTACCCTCCAGTCCGTCGGTCGCGCGATCGACGAGCAAGAACTGCCGGATATGCCGCCGGTCAGGGTCTCTCGCGTGCCCCCGAAGCCGTGA
- a CDS encoding PVC-type heme-binding CxxCH protein has translation MRLLATAAALVLGVLIAPGAGMAQDLVAETDPKTPEEERKALRLPPGFEIQLVASEPDIYKPMNLAFDEQGRLWVTSSIEYPFPPEDGTPGRDRVTILSNFGPDGRARSVTQFAEDLTIPIGLLPLSSKEALVHSIPHILRLTDTDGDGKADDREVVLREYGFQDTHGMTNAFTLGFDGWIYACHGFSNTSTVEAKDGEAITMQSGNTYRFRPDGSAIEQWTWGQVNPFGLTLDSLGNLWSCDCHTLPIYHLLRGAYYPSFGKPHDGLGFGPAVMQHLHGSTGIAGITYYEADHFPEEWRGTIFVGNPVTARVNHDRISWAGSSPTAIEQPDFIISDDPWFRPVDIKLGPDGALYIADFYNRIIGHYEVPLTHPGRDRDRGRIWRIIYVGEDGSNPPPTMPRADWGAASVADLINDLAHPNLKVRLRATDELANRADGEAIVPALLTASADDGSAERRVHALWALDRRGALPEDRLAAALADEDRAVRTHAVKILAERSAWDEDQRAAVDDLLADSDPFVRRAAADAMGRHPDPSQIASLLDAWSAADPADTHLVHVVRMALRDQLRSANAWASLPDPLTEADESKLAEVALGVPTVEAASFLLGHLRANPKAVGDVSRFVEHVARYGGESSQSDAREYARSASDGDLRQSLALLRAVHRGVQARGNRLDELSRSWAEEVAGALLASTEDRDRIDGIEVTGTLRLGAKAETLESILIDRNTTEPLRLAAIDARTSIDPVGAVGPLSRLLGSADETPSIRDRAAEALGRTGRPESDGVLLEVLAIAPSRLQRTIAVTLSATRNGAEALLKCVEEGRAPAELLREPGVQIRMTNAGVEAMASRIETLTAGLPPADEGLRQFIDERFARFASLESKPDAEAGRAVFTEYCAGCHKIGSEGAEVGPQLDGVGIRGPLRVLEDILNPNLNVDQAFRATTLGLSDGRILTGLLLAEEGDVLVLADAEGKSQRIAVDEVEERTTSSLSPMPANFAERIPEEEFHELIAYLLSQQTKED, from the coding sequence ATGCGACTGCTCGCGACCGCCGCGGCCCTTGTCCTGGGGGTGCTGATCGCACCGGGGGCCGGAATGGCCCAGGACCTCGTCGCCGAGACCGACCCAAAGACGCCCGAGGAGGAGCGGAAGGCGCTCCGATTGCCTCCCGGCTTCGAGATTCAGCTCGTCGCCTCGGAACCTGATATCTACAAACCCATGAACCTTGCCTTCGACGAGCAGGGGCGGCTCTGGGTTACATCGTCGATTGAGTATCCGTTCCCTCCCGAGGACGGAACTCCAGGACGCGACCGCGTGACGATCCTCAGCAATTTCGGCCCTGATGGCCGGGCACGGTCGGTCACGCAGTTTGCCGAGGACCTGACGATCCCGATTGGCCTCTTGCCGCTCTCGTCGAAGGAGGCCTTGGTTCATAGCATCCCGCACATCCTCCGCCTGACCGACACCGACGGCGACGGCAAGGCCGATGATCGTGAAGTCGTCTTGCGCGAGTATGGGTTTCAGGATACGCACGGCATGACCAACGCGTTTACCCTCGGGTTCGACGGCTGGATCTATGCCTGTCATGGCTTCTCGAACACCTCGACCGTTGAGGCGAAGGACGGCGAGGCAATTACGATGCAGTCGGGCAACACCTATCGGTTCCGCCCTGATGGCTCGGCGATTGAGCAGTGGACCTGGGGCCAGGTCAACCCGTTCGGTCTAACGCTTGACTCGCTGGGGAACCTCTGGTCGTGCGACTGCCACACCTTGCCGATCTACCACCTCTTGCGAGGGGCCTACTACCCGAGCTTCGGCAAGCCGCACGATGGCCTCGGATTCGGCCCGGCGGTGATGCAACACTTGCACGGATCGACAGGAATTGCAGGGATCACGTACTACGAAGCCGATCATTTCCCCGAGGAGTGGCGCGGAACGATCTTCGTCGGCAACCCGGTGACAGCTCGCGTCAACCACGACCGCATCTCCTGGGCCGGATCGAGCCCGACAGCGATCGAGCAGCCCGACTTCATCATCAGTGATGACCCGTGGTTCCGGCCGGTCGACATCAAACTCGGCCCGGACGGGGCACTTTACATTGCCGATTTCTACAACCGTATTATCGGCCATTATGAAGTTCCGTTGACTCATCCTGGCCGCGATCGAGACCGTGGTCGGATCTGGCGCATCATCTACGTCGGCGAGGATGGATCGAATCCTCCGCCGACCATGCCCCGAGCCGACTGGGGAGCGGCAAGCGTGGCCGACCTGATCAATGACCTGGCCCACCCGAATCTGAAGGTCCGATTACGGGCAACGGATGAACTGGCCAATCGGGCTGACGGGGAGGCGATCGTTCCAGCCTTGCTCACGGCCTCAGCCGATGATGGGTCGGCTGAACGGCGGGTGCATGCCCTCTGGGCACTCGATCGTCGCGGGGCGCTGCCAGAGGATCGGCTCGCGGCAGCCCTGGCCGATGAAGACCGTGCCGTCCGCACGCACGCCGTCAAGATCCTGGCTGAGCGATCGGCGTGGGACGAGGACCAGCGTGCCGCGGTGGATGACCTTCTGGCTGATTCCGATCCGTTCGTCCGCCGCGCCGCCGCCGATGCCATGGGACGGCATCCGGACCCGTCGCAGATCGCCTCACTGCTCGACGCCTGGAGCGCGGCCGATCCGGCCGATACGCATCTGGTTCACGTGGTGCGGATGGCCTTGCGCGATCAGCTTCGATCGGCGAATGCCTGGGCCAGCCTCCCCGATCCGTTGACGGAGGCCGATGAGTCGAAGCTGGCCGAGGTGGCGCTCGGAGTGCCAACCGTCGAAGCCGCATCGTTCCTGCTCGGTCACCTGCGAGCGAACCCGAAAGCGGTGGGTGATGTGTCGCGCTTCGTTGAGCACGTCGCCCGATACGGCGGGGAATCGTCGCAGTCGGATGCAAGGGAGTATGCCCGGTCGGCCTCGGACGGGGACTTGCGACAAAGTCTCGCACTGTTACGAGCGGTTCATCGAGGCGTGCAGGCACGTGGAAACCGGCTCGACGAGTTGTCGCGATCCTGGGCGGAGGAGGTGGCCGGCGCTTTGCTCGCATCAACCGAGGACCGTGACCGGATCGACGGGATCGAGGTGACGGGCACGCTGCGACTCGGTGCGAAGGCCGAGACGCTTGAATCGATCCTGATCGATCGGAACACCACGGAACCCCTGCGGCTGGCCGCGATCGATGCAAGGACGTCGATTGATCCGGTCGGAGCGGTCGGACCACTGTCCAGACTGCTTGGATCAGCAGATGAAACTCCTTCGATCCGCGATCGGGCGGCTGAGGCCCTTGGACGGACCGGACGGCCCGAGTCGGACGGCGTCTTGCTAGAGGTGCTGGCGATCGCACCGAGCCGTCTGCAACGAACGATCGCCGTGACCCTGTCGGCCACCCGGAACGGCGCCGAGGCGTTGTTGAAGTGCGTCGAGGAAGGTCGGGCCCCTGCCGAACTGCTCCGGGAGCCTGGGGTCCAAATCCGGATGACCAACGCGGGAGTTGAGGCGATGGCCTCGCGGATTGAGACCCTGACCGCTGGCCTGCCGCCAGCCGACGAGGGGCTCAGGCAGTTCATCGATGAACGATTCGCGCGGTTTGCATCCCTGGAATCGAAGCCCGATGCCGAAGCCGGCCGCGCGGTCTTTACCGAGTACTGCGCGGGGTGCCACAAGATCGGCAGTGAAGGAGCCGAAGTCGGGCCGCAGCTCGATGGCGTGGGTATCCGAGGTCCGCTCCGTGTGTTGGAGGACATCCTCAACCCGAACTTGAATGTGGATCAGGCGTTCCGCGCCACGACGCTTGGCCTGAGCGACGGCCGCATCTTGACCGGTCTGTTGCTGGCCGAAGAAGGGGACGTGCTGGTCCTGGCCGATGCAGAGGGGAAGTCCCAGCGCATTGCAGTTGATGAGGTCGAGGAGCGGACAACCTCGTCACTCTCTCCCATGCCCGCGAACTTCGCCGAGCGAATTCCGGAAGAGGAGTTCCACGAGCTCATCGCCTATTTGCTCTCGCAGCAGACCAAGGAGGACTGA
- a CDS encoding LysR family transcriptional regulator, whose translation MELRQLRHVLTLVEVGNYHRAAERLDLTQPALSKSIQQLERELGVSLFDRHGKTVVPTVFGELVAQSAREVLQTIEGMARTVKKYVDLEDGELSLGAGAYVADVWLGSVVGRVMRRFPQLHLTLHVEHWHVLPELLRRRQIDLFVANVEHLRDQKEFRVIEFPPQEGIWVCRADHPLSTLKSPERSVLKDYPLIGPPIPPSIRHWLDSGSSRHERPHRKIDTTSVTMIKAMIREGDAISLVHPDMVRSELAHGDFVILHFNAPRLAFHAGMAWLADRSLSPAALAFARELLIEAGLDPDASLEGLSPEGSHQRNPSGSVPSPCSPSPSQ comes from the coding sequence TTGGAACTGCGGCAGCTCCGCCACGTGCTGACACTGGTCGAAGTGGGGAATTACCACCGGGCGGCCGAACGGCTGGATCTGACCCAACCGGCCCTCTCCAAAAGCATTCAACAGCTCGAACGCGAGCTGGGTGTCAGCCTGTTCGACCGGCACGGGAAAACCGTCGTCCCGACCGTCTTCGGCGAGCTGGTCGCCCAGTCCGCTCGGGAAGTCCTCCAGACGATCGAGGGAATGGCTCGCACCGTAAAAAAATATGTCGATCTCGAAGACGGAGAGCTGTCGCTCGGTGCCGGTGCGTATGTGGCCGACGTCTGGCTCGGCTCGGTGGTCGGGCGGGTCATGCGGCGCTTCCCTCAGCTTCACCTGACCCTGCATGTCGAACACTGGCACGTCTTGCCGGAACTGCTTCGCCGCAGGCAAATCGACCTGTTCGTTGCGAATGTCGAGCACCTTCGGGATCAGAAGGAATTTCGAGTCATTGAGTTCCCTCCCCAGGAAGGAATCTGGGTCTGCCGCGCCGATCATCCGCTAAGTACCTTGAAATCGCCCGAGCGATCAGTCCTGAAGGACTATCCCCTCATCGGCCCTCCCATTCCTCCCTCAATCCGCCACTGGCTCGACTCCGGCTCCTCGCGGCACGAGCGGCCCCATCGCAAGATCGACACCACCTCCGTCACCATGATCAAGGCCATGATCCGAGAAGGGGACGCGATCTCCCTGGTCCACCCCGACATGGTCCGATCCGAACTCGCCCACGGCGATTTCGTCATCCTGCACTTCAACGCCCCTCGGCTGGCCTTCCATGCCGGCATGGCCTGGCTCGCCGACCGCTCCCTCTCTCCCGCGGCGCTTGCCTTTGCCCGAGAGCTGCTGATCGAGGCCGGCCTCGATCCCGATGCCTCGCTCGAAGGGCTCTCCCCCGAAGGCTCTCACCAACGAAACCCTTCGGGCTCGGTTCCGTCCCCCTGTTCCCCGTCCCCGTCTCAATAA
- a CDS encoding FHA domain-containing protein — protein sequence MGNVNQGGNSTMLGHWRVVLKQAEESARAGRLDEALALASRADVAEYRQAIVLRGKWAKELVQRASRRAEADDLDGALADLATAESFGAAPDLLASCRSKLSDRVARDLRTDLIAGEPDRVVERLDALAGRKLNSPTLHRLREAAEAWKVARTEARRGEFGLAFELLDRAARLADDDATSALGAYRRELEARQQTASAKADRFYRALADTPNQWPAILAAAEDLLQTVPDHPAARQARSRAWQQIGAIGPRVPTLPPRSSTANGPRTADIRFLDDRTLADSVSPSPAPVTERPPSRLGGPHGRLLLWADVIGGYLVCLDDEITIGRAGPDSTADLPLLADLARRHAVIVRDGEHYTLRALQPTFVNGRAIDSAPLRDGDLIRLGANVELEFRRPSPISATATLRLMSRHRPPMAIDGVLLMAQSCLIGPTRQCHIAAPKLDQPIVLFRQADALWCRCPGSFEVDGAPARSRAPLTSTSAVKGEGFSFSLEPLEPRTTARV from the coding sequence ATGGGCAACGTCAACCAGGGCGGCAACTCCACCATGTTGGGACATTGGCGAGTCGTCTTGAAGCAGGCGGAGGAGTCGGCCCGGGCCGGCCGGCTCGACGAGGCGCTCGCGCTGGCCTCCCGAGCCGATGTGGCCGAGTACCGCCAGGCCATCGTTCTTCGCGGCAAGTGGGCCAAGGAACTGGTCCAACGCGCCTCCCGACGCGCCGAGGCCGACGACCTCGACGGTGCCTTGGCCGATCTCGCCACGGCCGAATCCTTCGGCGCGGCTCCCGATCTGCTCGCCTCGTGCCGGTCGAAACTGAGCGATCGCGTGGCCCGCGATCTTCGGACCGACCTGATCGCCGGAGAGCCCGACCGGGTCGTCGAGCGGCTCGACGCGCTGGCCGGTCGCAAGCTCAACAGCCCCACGCTCCACCGTCTCCGAGAGGCGGCCGAGGCCTGGAAAGTGGCCCGGACCGAGGCCCGTCGCGGCGAGTTCGGCCTGGCCTTCGAACTCCTCGATCGCGCCGCTCGTCTTGCCGATGACGACGCGACGAGTGCCCTTGGTGCGTATCGTCGCGAGCTGGAAGCCCGCCAGCAGACCGCCTCGGCCAAGGCCGACCGCTTCTATCGAGCCCTGGCCGACACTCCGAACCAGTGGCCGGCGATCCTCGCCGCCGCCGAGGACCTCCTCCAGACCGTCCCCGACCATCCCGCCGCCCGACAGGCGCGCAGCCGGGCCTGGCAGCAGATTGGCGCGATCGGCCCCCGAGTTCCGACCTTGCCCCCGCGCTCCTCGACGGCCAACGGTCCCCGAACGGCCGACATCCGCTTCCTCGACGATCGCACCCTGGCCGATTCCGTTTCGCCGTCTCCTGCTCCTGTGACCGAACGCCCCCCTTCGCGTCTTGGGGGGCCGCATGGCCGGTTGTTGCTCTGGGCGGATGTGATCGGCGGCTACCTCGTTTGCCTCGATGACGAAATCACCATCGGTCGCGCCGGGCCCGACAGCACCGCCGACCTCCCCTTGCTGGCCGACCTGGCCCGACGTCATGCCGTCATTGTCCGGGACGGCGAACATTACACCCTGCGCGCCCTGCAACCGACGTTTGTCAACGGCCGGGCGATCGACTCCGCCCCCTTGCGAGATGGCGACCTGATCCGCCTCGGAGCCAACGTCGAGCTCGAATTCCGACGCCCCAGCCCCATCAGTGCGACCGCGACCCTTCGCCTCATGAGCCGCCATCGCCCGCCGATGGCCATCGACGGCGTCTTGCTCATGGCCCAGTCTTGCCTGATCGGGCCGACCCGGCAATGCCACATCGCGGCCCCGAAACTCGATCAGCCGATCGTGTTGTTTCGCCAGGCCGACGCCCTTTGGTGCCGATGCCCGGGCAGCTTCGAGGTAGACGGCGCTCCCGCGCGCTCCCGAGCCCCCTTGACCAGCACCTCCGCCGTCAAGGGAGAGGGCTTCTCCTTTAGTCTCGAACCTCTTGAACCCCGGACCACGGCGCGTGTCTGA
- the amaB gene encoding L-piperidine-6-carboxylate dehydrogenase, producing the protein MIDDLLRRLGIRDGHSGACAGTWIDRPAGEPITSINPSTGDPIASVVSASIADYDTAVDRAIDAFHRWRTVPPPHRGEIVRQIGNALRQHKEDLGLLVSLEVGKIRSEGRGEVQEMIDMADFAVGLSRQLYGLTIATERPDHRMFEQWLPLGPVGILTAFNFPVAVWAWNAMIAAVCGNSMIWKPSPQAPLTSIAVQHLVNQVMGQTEYDGVFALAIGGAELGARMADDERLPLVSATGSVAMGKAIAPRIASRLGRSLLELGGNNAIIVTPKANLDLALRAVAFAAVGTAGQRCTTLRRLIIHESIAEGFFDRLASAYRSFPIGNPCDDEAVLVGPLISEAAVKAMLDAVEAAKDQGGEVVCGGRRVDRPGFFVEPTLIRAKAAMPIVQQETFAPILYGMTYTDLDEAIALHNDVAEGLSSAIFTDDLRESERFLSAQGSDCGIANVNIGTSGAEIGGAFGGEKATGGGREAGSDSWKAYMRRQTCTVNFGSTLPLAQGVQFPITPEG; encoded by the coding sequence ATGATCGACGACCTCTTGCGACGGCTCGGCATTCGCGACGGCCATTCCGGTGCCTGTGCCGGAACCTGGATCGATCGGCCGGCAGGGGAGCCGATCACCTCAATCAACCCTAGCACCGGCGACCCGATCGCATCGGTCGTCTCCGCCTCGATCGCCGATTACGATACTGCTGTCGATCGCGCGATTGACGCGTTCCATCGCTGGCGGACCGTGCCTCCTCCGCATCGTGGCGAGATCGTTCGCCAAATCGGCAATGCCTTGCGCCAGCACAAGGAGGATCTCGGCCTGCTTGTCAGCCTTGAGGTCGGCAAAATCCGATCCGAAGGTCGGGGCGAGGTTCAGGAGATGATCGACATGGCCGATTTCGCCGTCGGCCTTTCCCGGCAGCTTTACGGATTGACGATCGCCACCGAACGTCCCGACCACCGGATGTTCGAGCAATGGCTGCCCCTCGGGCCGGTGGGTATCCTTACCGCCTTCAATTTTCCGGTCGCCGTCTGGGCCTGGAATGCGATGATCGCGGCCGTTTGCGGCAACAGCATGATCTGGAAGCCGTCGCCGCAGGCCCCCCTAACCAGCATTGCCGTGCAACACCTCGTCAATCAGGTGATGGGCCAAACCGAGTATGACGGTGTGTTTGCGCTTGCCATTGGTGGAGCCGAACTGGGCGCCCGGATGGCCGACGACGAGCGATTGCCCCTCGTCTCGGCCACCGGCAGCGTGGCGATGGGCAAGGCGATCGCGCCGAGGATCGCAAGTCGCCTGGGCCGGAGCCTGCTGGAACTAGGTGGCAACAACGCGATCATCGTCACCCCCAAAGCCAACCTCGACCTGGCTCTTCGAGCGGTCGCCTTTGCCGCCGTTGGCACGGCCGGGCAGCGGTGCACGACGTTGAGACGATTGATTATCCACGAATCCATTGCCGAGGGCTTTTTCGATCGCCTGGCCTCAGCCTATCGAAGTTTTCCGATCGGCAACCCTTGCGACGACGAAGCGGTGCTCGTCGGACCGCTGATCAGCGAGGCCGCCGTGAAGGCGATGCTCGACGCTGTCGAAGCCGCGAAGGATCAGGGGGGCGAGGTCGTCTGCGGAGGCCGCCGCGTCGATCGCCCCGGGTTCTTTGTCGAGCCGACCCTCATTCGGGCCAAAGCAGCCATGCCGATCGTCCAGCAGGAAACCTTCGCCCCGATCCTTTATGGAATGACTTACACAGATCTGGATGAGGCCATTGCCCTGCACAACGATGTGGCTGAAGGGCTCTCGTCGGCCATCTTCACCGACGATCTGCGTGAGTCCGAGCGGTTCCTCTCAGCCCAGGGATCGGATTGTGGAATCGCGAATGTGAACATCGGCACTTCGGGTGCCGAGATCGGTGGGGCCTTCGGCGGTGAGAAGGCCACCGGGGGCGGTCGCGAGGCCGGCTCCGACTCGTGGAAAGCCTACATGCGCCGCCAGACCTGCACCGTCAATTTCGGCTCGACGTTGCCCCTGGCTCAAGGGGTCCAGTTCCCGATCACACCGGAAGGCTGA
- a CDS encoding putative quinol monooxygenase: MICVAVTYVVKEGREQDAIAYFRDLIPATRAEPGCRMYLVHRSTTDPRRFFLYEQYDDQAALDAHRAALHFAQYVTNGLIPLLESRTPELYEPLEV, from the coding sequence ATGATCTGTGTCGCCGTCACCTACGTTGTCAAGGAAGGCCGCGAGCAAGACGCCATCGCCTACTTCCGCGACCTGATTCCCGCCACCCGGGCCGAACCCGGTTGCCGGATGTACCTCGTCCACCGCTCCACCACCGACCCCCGCCGCTTCTTCCTCTACGAACAGTACGACGACCAGGCCGCCCTTGACGCCCACCGCGCCGCCCTGCACTTCGCCCAGTACGTCACAAACGGCCTGATTCCTTTGCTTGAGAGCCGCACCCCTGAGCTGTACGAACCGCTTGAGGTGTGA